The Pedosphaera parvula Ellin514 genome has a segment encoding these proteins:
- the cyoE gene encoding heme o synthase has translation MKATAQPMAATTTSAEKTRWAVFSDLIKLRLTFLVLVTTFVGFYIGFRGSLNFLLLLHTMLGTALVASGAAALNQLLEREHDSKMRRTEDRPLPSGRMKPRTVLLLGAACGGLGLIYLALMVNLLTSVLGAITLGSYLFVYTPLKRKTTLNTVIGAIPGALPPLMGWTAARDEVTLGGWSLFAILFFWQLPHFFAIAWIYREQYAHAGFMMLPVVDVSGERTGRQAVSNALGLLPVSLAPFVLHLAGPIYLFGAFVLGLAYLWYAIQFSRQLTVPRARQLFFLSILYLPLLLGLMVFDKIK, from the coding sequence ATGAAAGCCACTGCTCAGCCCATGGCAGCAACGACGACGTCCGCAGAAAAGACGCGTTGGGCGGTATTTTCCGACCTGATCAAGCTGCGGCTTACGTTTTTGGTTTTGGTGACCACCTTTGTTGGATTCTATATTGGATTCCGCGGAAGCCTGAACTTTTTACTTTTGCTGCATACGATGCTTGGAACCGCTTTGGTGGCAAGTGGCGCGGCCGCCTTGAACCAATTGCTGGAGCGTGAACACGACTCAAAGATGCGTCGAACTGAGGATCGCCCGTTGCCGTCCGGTCGTATGAAGCCGAGGACGGTTCTCTTGCTGGGAGCAGCATGTGGGGGCTTGGGGCTGATTTATCTGGCGCTGATGGTTAATCTTCTTACCAGCGTCTTGGGGGCGATTACCTTGGGAAGTTATCTGTTTGTTTACACGCCTCTCAAACGTAAAACGACCCTGAATACCGTCATTGGAGCCATTCCGGGAGCATTGCCACCATTGATGGGGTGGACAGCGGCGCGCGATGAAGTTACGTTGGGTGGCTGGTCGTTATTTGCGATTCTTTTCTTCTGGCAACTACCGCATTTCTTTGCGATCGCGTGGATTTATCGCGAGCAGTATGCACATGCCGGATTCATGATGTTGCCGGTGGTTGATGTGAGTGGTGAGCGCACGGGGCGGCAAGCCGTTAGCAACGCATTGGGATTACTCCCGGTGAGTCTGGCTCCTTTTGTTTTGCATCTGGCGGGTCCGATTTATTTATTCGGAGCCTTCGTGCTGGGGCTGGCTTATTTGTGGTATGCCATTCAGTTTTCACGACAGTTAACAGTGCCGCGGGCTCGACAGTTGTTCTTTCTTTCGATTCTTTATCTGCCCTTGCTATTAGGGCTGATGGTTTTTGATAAAATTAAATAA